The stretch of DNA GGGTCTACGCCGCCTTTGGCGCTACCCACCGGGTGATCGCCCCCGACCTGATCGGCTGGGGCCAGTCCACCCACCCCGCCCGCGCCTACGCCGTGGAGGACTATTTTGGCATGATCACCCATCTGCTGGAGGCGGTGGCCGAACCGCCAGCCCTGGTGGTCGCCACCTCCCTCACCGCAGGGGTGGTGATTCGCCTGGCGGGTCTACGGCCCGATCTGTTCAGGGGTCTGTTTCTGGTGTCGCCCTCCGGCAACAGCGACTTTGGCCGCGACTACAGGGCCAGCCTGCCCGCTTTGCTGGCCAGCACCCCTGGGGTAGACAAGCTGCTGTACCAGGTGGGGGCAGCGAACGAACTGGCGGTGCGATCGTTTCTTTCGACGTTTTTGTTTGCCGACGCCCGCCGCCTCACCCCAGACATCGTGCAGGCCTACCTGAGCTGCACCCAGCAGCCCAACGCCGAATATGCCGCCCTGGCATCCCTGAATGGGGACATCAGCTTTGACCTGGCGCACTATATCGGCCAGCTCCAGACGCCGACCACGGTGGTACTGGGGGCCGGGTCACGGTTTTCGGCCCCAGCCCTGGTGAAGCGGTTGGCCAGTCTCAATCCCAACGCCGTGCAGCGGGTGATTGAAATCCCTGACTCAGGCGTGCTGCCCCACCTGGAGCACCCCGCCGTGGTGGTGGGTTTGCTGCGCCAGTTTCTCGCCGCCCACCGCCAAGAGCCCTGATTCCCAGCACCCTGGGTACTCGCCGGGCTCAGTTTCGCGCCAGCCACTTCTGGCCGTTGAGCCGCCGTAGGGTAAAGAGCACCAGCAGGTCCAGGGTAATTTTGCGCTCGTCACCCATGAACTGCTCAATGGTGCTGGGCTGGGAGCCTTTGTCGGCGAAGTAGAACAGCTTGGGGCTCGAAATGTCGTCTTTAGTAAAGGCAATGTTAAACTGGCGGTCGCCCCGCTGCCATTTGCCCTTCACATGCCAGTAGTTCTCCCCATCGCTGACGCCAAAAACGCCCAGGGGCTGCTGGTCAAGGGTGAGCTGAATATCCTCAAGGCCCTTTTCCTTCAGCGCCGTCTCCAGGGAGGGAATAAAGTGCTGCTCAATGAATTCGGTGAAGGGCTTATCTTCTAGCGCGGGTGGCTTTTCTTTTTTAGCCGCTTTGGGCGCTGCCGCCCCAGCCTCTGTCTTGGACGCCTTGGGGGGGGCCTTGGCCGCCGCTTTAGGGGTAGACTCTGCTGCCTCTGACGTTTCTGCGGCGGCCGCGCCCTCTGGCGGCTTGGCGTCTGCCGTAGGGGTTGTCTCGTCAGCCATCTTTTCGTCAGCCATAAACCGAAAACCTAAAACAGCAACAGGGGCGAACTCGGCGGGCTGAGCCCCAGGCCCAGTTCTTCCCTATATTACCATCCAGCCTTCGGCCAGTGGTCTGCTCCCTCGCGCTGTGGTACACCGAAAGGGCCGATGCAGAACCAACCGTGCCGCCCATGCAGAGCCCGTCGCCCAGGGGGCTGACCAGCTACCACATCAAGCTTCTGGCGGCGTTGACCATGCTGATAGACCATGTTGGCCTGGTCTTTTTCCCAGAGATGACGGGCTTTCGCATCATTGGGCGGATCAGCTTTCCCCTATTTGTCTGGCTGCTGGTGCAGGGCGAGGCCCATACCCGAGATGTGGGCCGCTACGGCCTGCGGCTGGCGGCCCTGGGCATCGTATCGCAGCCAATCTACCAGCTGACCTTCAACACCACCGGGCTCAATATTTTGTTTGAGCTGCTTCTGGGCCTGGGCTGTCTGCGGTTGGCCCGCCGGGTCCCGCAGCTGCAGCTGCCGATCTGGCTGTGCGGGGCAGCGCTATCCGAGCTGTTGAACATGGGCTACGGCAGCTACGGCATTGGCCTGGTGTTTCTGACCCGCTACTTTCGCCCCAAGCTGCTGTGGATGGTGGCGTGGATCGGGTTTCACCTGGCCTGGGCCTGGTTTGTCGGGCCGTTTCAGCTCCCCGCGATCGCGGTGCCGCTGCTGTTCTGGCTGGCCAACGGCGAGCGGGGAGCGAAAGCCCGCTGGTTCTACGCCTTTTACCCCGGCCACCTGGCCCTGCTGTGGCTGATCCAGCGGGCCGGGGCATAGGCGAGTGAACCCGCTCACCTACAAAAAGTGGTCGATCGCCACGGCGGACACGGCGGCAAAGGCGGTGATGGCGAGGCCGACCAGGGGATTTTGCCCCTGGGCGACGGCGAAGGAGGTGATGATGCCAGCGCCCAGGGCCGCGATCGCCACGGAGCCAATCCAGTCTTTTTGAAGGTTATGCATGGGGTCTTAAAGGAGTTTGCTAGGGAACTGGTCAGGTCAGAGACGGCGGCTGACAGCGCTGCATAGCTCTCTGCCCCGGCTCATTCCATCCGTTTTTCGACCCCTACGCTATCACTCCACCCTGGCACATCTGAGAACCAGCGGCAGAAGCGCAACCAAGCTTAAGGCTTAGTTAGGTTTGTTAACATTTTCCTAATTACTCGGTGCGACGGGTGTTCCCCGCCTTCACCCAGCCCTCCTGGCCGTTCGACACCACTCGCACCTTGACCCACGCCTGGTCGTCGGGCTCCTCCAGCACCACCACCGCTTCGTTGACATCCACCCCGCCCACCTGGGGATAGTTAACCCCAGGGCCTTCCCGCATCACCAGGCCAATGGGCTGTACCACCACGGCATTGTAGGCCCCGTCCTCTAGCTCGGGTTCGGGGGCAGCCGGGGCCTCGGCCACCGGCTCGGGGGCCGCTGGGATGGCCTCGGGGGCCGCCTCGGGCTCAACCTGCGCCGCCGTGGGCATCTCGTCGCCGTAGAGGGGCTTGGGCGGCAGCACCGAGAGGCGACCCATGAAGTAGCGGGCGGTGGCCACCCCAGCCATCGACAGCAAAATTAGGGCAACCGCAATGCCCAAAATTAACTTGGAAAGGCCAATGAAAAATCCTTTCATAGGTGGGCAGGCCAAAACGTGTTTACAGCTAGCTAATGGTACAGCACCCCTCGCTAATCGGCATCGGGTAGGGTGGGGCGAAACCGCTGCTCTAGCCCAACCGTGCGAGAGGCCATCCGCGCTTTACCCGCTGCGGCCCAGGCCTGGAGGGCCTCGACCTGTTCCTGGGCGGTGCGGGCCAGGGGCACCATTTCGCTGGCGGCGGCCAGAATGTCGTCGGTGGTAAAGTCGCGGTTCTGGCTGAAGCCCAGGTGCATGGCCTCGACAATGGCCTGCTCGATCTCCGCCCCCGAAAAGTCGGGGGTTTCGTAGGCCAGCCGGGGAATGTCAAAATTCTTCAGGCTGTGGGGCCGCAGGCGGGAGAGGTGCACCTCAAAAATGGCCTGGCGATCGCTCTGGGTCGGCAAGCCAACAAAGAAAATTTCGTCGAAGCGGCCCCGGCGCAGCATCTCGGGAGGCAGCGCCTGAATGTTGTTGGCGGTGGCTACCACAAACACGGGCGAGGTTTTCTCGGCCATCCAGGTGATGAAGGTGCCAAACACGCGGCTGGCGGTACCCGCATCGCTGCGACCGTCCATACCTGCGAAGGCTTTATCGATTTCGTCAATCCACAGCACGCAGGGGGCCAGGGCCTCGGCCAGCTGAATCATCTGGCGGGTGCGGGCCTCAGACTCGCCCACCAGGCCGCCAAACAGACGACCGACGTCGAGGCGCAGCAGGGGCAGGTGCCAGTGGTGGGCGATCGCCTTGGCGGTGAGCGACTTGCCCGTGCCCTGAATGCCCAGCAGCAGCAGCCCGCGCGGGTGGGGCAGGCCGTACTGACGGGCCTTCTCTGAGAATGCGGCCCCCCGCGATCGCAGCCAGTCTTTGAGGTTGTCCAGGCCGCCAATGTCAGAGATTTGCTCCCTGGCGGGGTAGTAGTCGAGAATCTGGGTCTGGCGAATGCTCTGGCGCTTTTCGTCGAGGATCAGGTCGAGGTCGTTGGGGTCAAAGGCTCCGTGGTAGGCGATCGCCCGGGCCAGCACCCGCCGAATTCGCTCCAGGGACAGCCCCTGACAGGTGCGCACCACCTCCTCCAGCATCCCCCCCGACAGGTCGGTGGTGGTAGCGCTCAAGAGCTGCTGCACCTCCTGGCGAATGGCCGCGACATCGGGCAGGGTAAACTCCAGCACCGTAATCGTTTCGCTCAGCTCGTCGGGAACGGTGAGCTGGGCCGACAAAATCACCAGGGTTTTGGGCTGGGCCTTGAGGCGGCGGGCCAGGTTGCGCAGTTTGCGAGAGACGGCAATGTCGTCTAAAAACCGATGAAAGTCGCGCAGTACAAAGACAGCCGGAGCAGTGGCAGGCAGCTTTTCAACTAGCTCCAGGGCCTGCAGAGGGTTGCGCTTGCCAAAGCCCGCGTCGTTGAGGTTGCCCTGGTAGCCATCGACAAAGTCCCAGGTGTAGAGGGCACGGTTGCCCTGGGCCGCGGCGCAAGCGGCAATGTCGGCCTCGGCCCGCTCCTCTTCGGCGGTGGCGATGTAGACGATCGGGTAGCGGGCGCGGATGAGCAGACCCAGTTCATCGATAAAGCTCATGGGGCCAGGTTGAGAATCGGGCGGGCAGGCTAAGTTTACTCTCCCAGCCTATAGGATTTTGGCCAGCCGCGGCCCCCGGCTAGGGGCCTTAAGCAACAAACCCTGATCCAAACTCTGAGGCGCGAGTTCCCCAGCAGGGAGGCCAGACGCCCTAGCCTGTCATTTGCCCTAGCCTGTCATTTGTTCGTCACCCTCTCCCCGCCAGGGGGCTAGTGGGGGCGCCAAGGTCTACCTCGTGGGGGGACCTCTCTACGGCGGTGCTCGCCTTCAAGTCGAGCGGAGAGGCTGTTCGCCAAAAAGCTTCTGGCTAAGCTCCCACGAAATTTTAACGAAGCCTAAATTTCGTATTCCCATATACATAAAGCCAGGATAAATCAGTTTATGTTGCCTCTGCATACTGAATACCGCACTTTTTTGATCCGGAATTCAGGGAAGTTATTGGAGCATCTTTTCCGACTTCGGGCTTGCTGCACAAGTTCTGATTTTTGCTTGAAAACCATCTATTTTTAGGGCTTTGCGGCGATCGCATTTTCTTGATTCCTGTGTTCGACAATAGTTTAAGGAATAATTAAGGAGTTCTGTTTTTCACCCTTTATGTGAGATTTTTTACGGAAAATCTAACGCGCTTTTGGTCAAAAATTGTTTTCTTAAAACGCCAGTTGACTGATCAATCCTGGCCGGTTTGCTGGTGAGATGGATGGCTATGCCTAGGGTTTAGCTACTCGAATTTGGTTTCCGCTTGAATTGATTTATTCGTCAGGCAATTTTGTCAGGCAATTTTTCTGTTCAGCAGTTTTATTTTCGATTTAGTCCACTTGAGGAGATTCCGGTTTATGCCCCGTTCTGCCCCCACCTGGTCGTCCTTTGGCCGCCGTCGGTTTATCAAGTTTGCCTCTGGCATTGGGGTCGGCTTTGCCCTGTCGGTCACCACCCTCTCCGCCTGTCAGCCAACGACCACCGTAACCGACGCTCCAGGGGCACCCGCAGAAGCGGCCAGCGGCGGCACCATCCGCATTGGCATGACCGCCTCCGACATCCCATTGACCGGGGGAGCCCCCAACTCCGGGTTTGAAGGGGTGCGCTTCACCGGCATGACCCTCTACGATGCCCTGGTCACCTGGGATTTATCGCTGGACGATCGCCCTGCTCCCCTTGTCCCTCAGTTGGCCACCTCCTGGTCGGTGGACGAGAACGACCCCCGGGTCTGGACGTTTGAACTGCGCCAGGGCGTTAAGTTCCACGACGGGTCTGACTTCAACGCCGATGCGGTGGTGTTCAACTTCGAGAAAATCTTCGACGAAAATGCCCCCCACTACGATGCCCAGCAGTCGGCCCAGGTGGTAGCCCGGATTCCGGCCTACGAGAGCATCCGCAAGGTGGACGACTACACCGTTGAAATCACCACCAAAACCCCCAATTCGCTGCTGATTAACCAACTGCCCTTCATGTTCTTCTCCAGTCCCGCCCACTACGAGGCTCTGGGGGGTGACTGGGCTGCCTTCGCCGCCGACCCCTCGGGCACCGGTCCCTTCATGCTGGAACAACTGGTGCCTCGAGAGCGGGCCGTGCTGGTGCCCAACCCCAACTACTGGGATGAGAGCCGTATGGCCCGGGCCGATCGCATCGAGTTGATTCCCATCCCCGAGGGCACTACCCGCGCCAACGCTTTGCTGGCCGGAGAAGTGGACTGGATCGAAGCGCCTCCGGCCGATACCCTGGCTATGCTGGAAGGCCGCGGCTTCACCATCACTCGCAACGGCTACCCCCACCTCTGGCCCTGGCAGTTCAGCTTTGTAGAAGGCTCCCCCTGGACCGACAAGCGCATTCGCCAGGCCGCTAACCTGGCCATCAACCGTGAGGAAATCCAGGCGCTGCTGGGGGGCAACATGGTGCCAGCCCAGGGCATTTTGCTACCCGACGACCCGGCCTTTGGCAACCCCGCCTTTGAGGTCACCTACGACCCCGATCGGGCCCTGGAGCTGCTGGAGGAAGCGGGCTACGGCCCCGACAACCCAGTCAACGTAAAAATGCTGATCTCCTCCTCGGGCTCGGGGCAGATGCAGCCCCTGCCCATGAACGAGTTGATCCAGCAGCAGTTGGCCGCGGTGGGCATCAACGTCGATTTTGAGGTGATGGTGTGGGAGACCCTGTTTGACAACTGGCGGCAGGGCGCCCAGCACGCCGACTCCCGCGGTGCCCACGGCACCAATATCACCTTTGCCACCCACGACCCCTTCGCCGCCATCCTGCGCTTCATGGCCTCCGAGAGCGTACCGCCCAACTCCCTCAACTGGGGCTACTACAGCAACCCCGAGGTGGACGCCCTGATCCAGGAGCTCCAGCTGGCTTTTGATCCCGATGAGAACCTGCGGGTTTACCAGCAGCTCCACGAGGTTCTGGTGGAGGATGCCCCCTTCCTATTTGTCGCCCACGATGTCGGTCCCAGAGCCATGCGCAGTGAGATCACGGGCTTTACCCAGGCCAAGAGCTGGTTCCAGGATATTACACCGATCTCCATGGGTCAGGTAGCCAGACAGTAGCGCGGAATCGATTCATCTCTGTAGGAAACGCCCATGTTTTTGTACATCTGCCGCCGCATTGTCTACACCGTGCCCATCGCCCTGGCCGTAGCGCTGGTCTGTTTCTCCCTGGTGCACCTGGCCCCAGGCGACCCGCTGTCGGCGGTGCTTCCTCCCGATGCTTCGGCGGAGGTGGTGCAGCGCATCACCCAGGCCTACGGCATGGATCGACCCCTGCCGGTACAGTTCATGTCCTGGCTGGGGCGAGCGGTGCAGGGAGACCTGGGGGTTTCCGTGGCGTCTGGTCGCCCGGTGGTGTCAGAAATCAGCAGTGCCCTGAGTTATACCTTTGTGCTGGCCCTGGCCGCCGCCCTGATCGGGTTTCTGTTTGGCACTCTGTTTGGCACCCTGGCCGCCTTTTTCCAGGGTCGCTGGGCCGACAAGCTGATGACGGGCATTGCTCTGTTTGGAGTATCGGTGCCCCACTACTGGCTGGGCCTGCTGCTGGTGATCATCTTCTCCGTGCAGTTGGAGTGGCTGCCCTCCCTGGGGGGCGGCTCTGGTCCCTGGTTTAACCGGCTGCGCTACCTGGTCTTACCCGCCGTGACGATGAGCTTCATCCCCATGGGCATTGTGGCCCGTACGGTGCGGGCCACAGTGTCCGAGCTGCTGGGGTCGGAGTTTGTCACCTCCCTTCGGGCGCGGGGGCTGCGCAGCGGCAAAATCGCCAAGCACGTGGCCAAAAACGCTGCCCCCACGGTGCTGGCGGTGATGGGGCTCCAGTTTGGCTACCTGCTGGGGGGCTCGATTCTGGTGGAGACAGTGTTCTCCTGGCCGGGGACCGGCTACCTGCTGAACGGGGCCATCTTCCAGCGCGATATCCCCCTGCTCCAGGGCATCATCCTGGTGCTGTCGATGTTCTTTGTCGCCCTGAACCTGCTGGTGGATGTCCTTCAGACGCTGTTTGACCCCCGCATCCGCCGCAGCTAAGGAGCTGGGGTTTTGGATTTTAGACTTTGGATTGGCCGCAGCCTCCGTATGGTAGCGATGCTTGCCACTCCCTACCCCCTACCCCTCACTCCCTACCCCTCACTCCCCACCCCCCACTCCCCACCCCTCACTCCCCACCCCCCATGCAAACCACCCCCACCGCCAACTCCCTAAAAGCCGCCGACGCGGGTACCCTCTCGACCAAGTCGCGGGGCTACTGGGCCACGGTGTGGCTGAGCCTGCGCCGGGATCCGATCTCGGTAGCCTGCGCCTGTGTGCTGCTGGCCCTGGTGCTGATCGCCATCTTTGCTCCGGTGCTGGCCCCCTACGGCCCCTCCGAGGGCAGCCTGGTCGATCGCCTGCTGCCCATCGGCAGCGCTGGCCATGTGCTGGGTACCGATGAGCTGGGCCGCGACATGCTTTCCCGCCTGATGTATGGAGGCCGCATGAGCCTGCTAATGGGCATTTTGCCCGTGGCGATCGCCTTTGCCCTGGGTACTAGCCTGGGCCTGCTGGCGGGGTTCTTTGGCGGCTGGATCAACACCATCATTATGCGGACGACGGATGTGTTCTTTGCGTTTCCGGCGGTGCTGCTGGCGATCGCCATTTCCGGTGCCCTCGGCCCTGGTCTGGCCAACTCCATGCTGGCCCTGACTCTGGTGTTTATTCCTCCCATCGCCCGGGTGGCCGAGAGCGTCACCACCCGGGTACGCACCCTCGACTTTGTGGATGCCGCCCGCGCCTCCGGGGCCAAGGCGCTGACCATTGTGCGGGTGCACGTCTTCAACAACGTCATGGGCACGGTGTTTATCTACGCCACCAGCCTGGTGTCGGTGTGCATGATTCTGGCGGCGGGCCTCAGCTTTCTGGGGTTGGGGGTGAAGCCGCCCACGCCGGAGTGGGGGCTGATGCTCAACACCCTGCGCCAGTCGATCTACGTGCAGCCCTGGGTGTCAGTGCTGCCGGGTCTGATGATTTTCATTACGTCGCTGTGCTTTAACCTGCTGTCGGACGGGCTGCGGGGAGCCATGGATCTGAAGCGATAGACGGAAAGGTAGAAGGCAGAAGGCAGAAGGCAGAAGGCTTATCCGGGACGCATAAGTTGGTTTATCTCATGGTGCAAGTTTACTTACCTGGCCCCCTAAATCCCCCAATGCTGGGGGACTTTGAACCGTCTCCTCCCCCCCAAGGTTGGGGGGCGTGGGGGGCGATAGTAAGGCTGAATCGATACCCGTTTGCCGTTGGTGCCGAGCTT from Leptolyngbya sp. KIOST-1 encodes:
- a CDS encoding alpha/beta fold hydrolase, which translates into the protein MLNFQPPGFIQQALATDLGVMAYYTPGGWPWQREHDAPRPTLVFLHSLGGGSSAFEWSRVYAAFGATHRVIAPDLIGWGQSTHPARAYAVEDYFGMITHLLEAVAEPPALVVATSLTAGVVIRLAGLRPDLFRGLFLVSPSGNSDFGRDYRASLPALLASTPGVDKLLYQVGAANELAVRSFLSTFLFADARRLTPDIVQAYLSCTQQPNAEYAALASLNGDISFDLAHYIGQLQTPTTVVLGAGSRFSAPALVKRLASLNPNAVQRVIEIPDSGVLPHLEHPAVVVGLLRQFLAAHRQEP
- a CDS encoding DUF2996 domain-containing protein; translation: MADEKMADETTPTADAKPPEGAAAAETSEAAESTPKAAAKAPPKASKTEAGAAAPKAAKKEKPPALEDKPFTEFIEQHFIPSLETALKEKGLEDIQLTLDQQPLGVFGVSDGENYWHVKGKWQRGDRQFNIAFTKDDISSPKLFYFADKGSQPSTIEQFMGDERKITLDLLVLFTLRRLNGQKWLARN
- a CDS encoding TraX family protein, with protein sequence MVCSLALWYTERADAEPTVPPMQSPSPRGLTSYHIKLLAALTMLIDHVGLVFFPEMTGFRIIGRISFPLFVWLLVQGEAHTRDVGRYGLRLAALGIVSQPIYQLTFNTTGLNILFELLLGLGCLRLARRVPQLQLPIWLCGAALSELLNMGYGSYGIGLVFLTRYFRPKLLWMVAWIGFHLAWAWFVGPFQLPAIAVPLLFWLANGERGAKARWFYAFYPGHLALLWLIQRAGA
- a CDS encoding SH3 domain-containing protein translates to MKGFFIGLSKLILGIAVALILLSMAGVATARYFMGRLSVLPPKPLYGDEMPTAAQVEPEAAPEAIPAAPEPVAEAPAAPEPELEDGAYNAVVVQPIGLVMREGPGVNYPQVGGVDVNEAVVVLEEPDDQAWVKVRVVSNGQEGWVKAGNTRRTE
- a CDS encoding AAA family ATPase, encoding MSFIDELGLLIRARYPIVYIATAEEERAEADIAACAAAQGNRALYTWDFVDGYQGNLNDAGFGKRNPLQALELVEKLPATAPAVFVLRDFHRFLDDIAVSRKLRNLARRLKAQPKTLVILSAQLTVPDELSETITVLEFTLPDVAAIRQEVQQLLSATTTDLSGGMLEEVVRTCQGLSLERIRRVLARAIAYHGAFDPNDLDLILDEKRQSIRQTQILDYYPAREQISDIGGLDNLKDWLRSRGAAFSEKARQYGLPHPRGLLLLGIQGTGKSLTAKAIAHHWHLPLLRLDVGRLFGGLVGESEARTRQMIQLAEALAPCVLWIDEIDKAFAGMDGRSDAGTASRVFGTFITWMAEKTSPVFVVATANNIQALPPEMLRRGRFDEIFFVGLPTQSDRQAIFEVHLSRLRPHSLKNFDIPRLAYETPDFSGAEIEQAIVEAMHLGFSQNRDFTTDDILAAASEMVPLARTAQEQVEALQAWAAAGKARMASRTVGLEQRFRPTLPDAD
- a CDS encoding ABC transporter substrate-binding protein, giving the protein MPRSAPTWSSFGRRRFIKFASGIGVGFALSVTTLSACQPTTTVTDAPGAPAEAASGGTIRIGMTASDIPLTGGAPNSGFEGVRFTGMTLYDALVTWDLSLDDRPAPLVPQLATSWSVDENDPRVWTFELRQGVKFHDGSDFNADAVVFNFEKIFDENAPHYDAQQSAQVVARIPAYESIRKVDDYTVEITTKTPNSLLINQLPFMFFSSPAHYEALGGDWAAFAADPSGTGPFMLEQLVPRERAVLVPNPNYWDESRMARADRIELIPIPEGTTRANALLAGEVDWIEAPPADTLAMLEGRGFTITRNGYPHLWPWQFSFVEGSPWTDKRIRQAANLAINREEIQALLGGNMVPAQGILLPDDPAFGNPAFEVTYDPDRALELLEEAGYGPDNPVNVKMLISSSGSGQMQPLPMNELIQQQLAAVGINVDFEVMVWETLFDNWRQGAQHADSRGAHGTNITFATHDPFAAILRFMASESVPPNSLNWGYYSNPEVDALIQELQLAFDPDENLRVYQQLHEVLVEDAPFLFVAHDVGPRAMRSEITGFTQAKSWFQDITPISMGQVARQ
- a CDS encoding ABC transporter permease, whose translation is MFLYICRRIVYTVPIALAVALVCFSLVHLAPGDPLSAVLPPDASAEVVQRITQAYGMDRPLPVQFMSWLGRAVQGDLGVSVASGRPVVSEISSALSYTFVLALAAALIGFLFGTLFGTLAAFFQGRWADKLMTGIALFGVSVPHYWLGLLLVIIFSVQLEWLPSLGGGSGPWFNRLRYLVLPAVTMSFIPMGIVARTVRATVSELLGSEFVTSLRARGLRSGKIAKHVAKNAAPTVLAVMGLQFGYLLGGSILVETVFSWPGTGYLLNGAIFQRDIPLLQGIILVLSMFFVALNLLVDVLQTLFDPRIRRS
- a CDS encoding ABC transporter permease, producing the protein MQTTPTANSLKAADAGTLSTKSRGYWATVWLSLRRDPISVACACVLLALVLIAIFAPVLAPYGPSEGSLVDRLLPIGSAGHVLGTDELGRDMLSRLMYGGRMSLLMGILPVAIAFALGTSLGLLAGFFGGWINTIIMRTTDVFFAFPAVLLAIAISGALGPGLANSMLALTLVFIPPIARVAESVTTRVRTLDFVDAARASGAKALTIVRVHVFNNVMGTVFIYATSLVSVCMILAAGLSFLGLGVKPPTPEWGLMLNTLRQSIYVQPWVSVLPGLMIFITSLCFNLLSDGLRGAMDLKR